A genomic stretch from Setaria viridis chromosome 1, Setaria_viridis_v4.0, whole genome shotgun sequence includes:
- the LOC117842703 gene encoding protein NRT1/ PTR FAMILY 8.3, whose translation MEAGDAMERGERAPLLPESHGPKVEDDSLHVPLLKDKKRTGSKAPTVVLGFQCLESTGFFGISTNLVVYLEKVLHGSNLASASKVTTWTGTSYLTPIFGAIIADTFLGNYNTILISLVVYLLGMMSVTFSAFLPTAAVLGGSSVFGAQTVAFIGLYLVAIGSGGVRSSLLPFGAEQFDDDNEKDRESKGSFFSWFYLCVSFGPIVSGLFIVWIQDNVSWGLGFGISTACIALAFGVFVLATPMYKRRMPTGTPLKRLSQVIVAACRKISRKVPADASLLYEVSDKVDPQPKLAHTGDFSLLDKAAVITESDFEEVTEEAGSSWKLCTVTQVEELKILLRLLPIWATSIIVSAAYAQMNTTFIQQGSAMNMSILSVSVPPASMASFEVACVFSWVMLYSKVIVPALRGFSSGGDGEPSLLQRMGAGRLLMALAMAVSGLVEMKRLDSAARGEEISIAWQLPQYFFLAGAEVFCYIAQLEFFYAEAPDTMKSTCTSLALLTIALGSYLCSFIYAIVAAFTATADSPGWICDNLNQGHLDYFFWTMAAMCTLNFVVYSGFAKNYKFKTVLS comes from the exons AGCCACGGGCCGAAGGTTGAGGACGATAGCCTGCATGTGCCGCTCCTCAAGGACAAAAAACGCACAGGCAGCAAGGCGCCAACGGTTGTTCTAG GGTTCCAGTGCTTGGAGAGCACAGGGTTCTTTGGCATCTCCACGAACCTGGTCGTATACCTGGAGAAAGTCCTCCACGGCAGCAATCTGGCCAGCGCCTCCAAAGTCACTACATGGACCGGCACCAGCTACCTGACCCCGATCTTCGGCGCCATCATCGCCGACACCTTCTTGGGCAACTACAACACCATCCTCATCTCCCTCGTCGTCTACCTTCTT GGGATGATGTCCGTGACCTTCTCCGCGTTCCTGCCCACGGCCGCGGTGCTCGGCGGCTCCTCGGTGTTCGGCGCTCAAACCGTCGCGTTCATCGGGCTGTATCTCGTCGCGATCGGGAGCGGCGGGGTGCGCTCGTCGCTGCTGCCGTTCGGCGCGGAGCAATTCGACGACGACAATGAGAAAGACCGGGAAAGCAAGGGCTCCTTCTTCAGCTGGTTCTACCTCTGCGTCAGCTTCGGCCCGATCGTCTCCGGTCTGTTCATTGTGTGGATACAGGACAACGTCAGCTGGGGCCTCGGCTTCGGCATCTCCACCGCCTGCATCGCTCTCGCTTTCGGCGTCTTCGTTCTCGCCACACCCATGTACAAGCGCCGCATGCCCACCGGCACGCCGCTCAAGCGCCTGAGCCAGGTCATCGTCGCCGCCTGCCGGAAGATTAGCCGCAAGGTGCCTGCCGACGCGAGCTTGCTCTACGAGGTCAGCGACAAGGTGGACCCCCAGCCCAAGCTCGCACACACCGGTGATTTCTCATTACTTGACAAGGCGGCCGTCATCACCGAGTCGGACTTTGAGGAGGTAACGGAGGAGGCCGGCTCGTCGTGGAAGTTATGCACCGTGACGCAGGTGGAGGAACTGAAGATCCTGCTGCGGCTTCTGCCCATCTGGGCGACCAGCATCATCGTGTCCGCGGCGTACGCGCAGATGAACACTACCTTCATCCAGCAGGGCAGCGCCATGAACATGTCCATCCTGTCGGTGTCAGTGCCGCCTGCGTCGATGGCATCGTTCGAGGTAGCTTGCGTCTTTTCTTGGGTGATGCTCTACAGCAAGGTGATCGTGCCAGCGCTGAGGGGCTTCAgttccggcggcgacggcgagccatCGCTGCTGCAGCGAATGGGCGCCGGCCGGCTCCTCATGGCTCTTGCAATGGCGGTCTCTGGACTCGTGGAGATGAAGCGGCTCGacagcgcggcgcgcggcgaggagaTCTCCATAGCGTGGCAGCTCCCGCAGTACTTCTTCCTGGCCGGCGCCGAGGTGTTCTGCTACATCGCGCAGCTGGAGTTCTTCTACGCCGAGGCGCCGGACACCATGAAGAGCACGTGCACGTCGCTGGCGCTGCTCACCATCGCGCTGGGCAGCTACCTCTGCTCGTTCATCTACGCCATCGTGGCCGCCTTCACGGCCACGGCGGACAGCCCCGGGTGGATCTGCGACAACCTCAATCAGGGCCACCTCGACTACTTCTTCTGGACCATGGCCGCAATGTGCACGCTCAACTTCGTCGTGTACAGCGGCTTCGCCAAGAACTACAAGTTCAAGACTGTGCTCTCATGA
- the LOC117859593 gene encoding protein NRT1/ PTR FAMILY 8.3: MDAGDAMERGAGAPVLLPESNGPKIQDDSLQVPLLKDKKRAGSKAPAVVLGFQCLESTGFFGISTNLVVYLEKVLHGSNLASASKVTTWTGTSYLTPIFGAIIADTFLGNYNTILISLVVYLLGMMSVTFSAFLPTAAVLGGSSVFGAQTVAFIGLYLVAIGSGGVRSSLLPFGAEQFDDDNEKDRESKGSFFSWFYLCVSFGPIVSGLFIVWIQDNVSWGLGFGISTACIALAFGVFVLATPMYKRRMPTGTPLKRLSQVIVAACRKISRKVPADASLLYEVSDKVDPQPKLAHTGDFSLLDKAAVITESDFEEVTEEAGSSWKLCTVTQVEELKILLRLLPIWATSIIVSAAYAQMNTTFIQQGSAMNMSILSVSVPPASMASFEVACVFSWVMLYSKVIVPALRGFSSGGDGEPSLLQRMGAGRLLMALAMAVSGLVEMKRLDSAARGEEISIAWQLPQYFFLAGAEVFCYIAQLEFFYAEAPDTMKSTCTSLALLTIALGSYLCSFIYAIVAAFTATADSPGWICDNLNQGHLDYFFWTMAAMCTLNFVVYSGFAKNYKFKTVLS; this comes from the exons ATGGACGCGGGGGACGCCATGGagaggggcgcgggcgcgccgGTCCTGCTGCCCGAG AGCAACGGGCCAAAGATTCAGGACGACAGCCTGCAAGTGCCACTATTGAAGGATAAAAAACGCGCAGGCAGCAAGGCACCAGCAGTTGTTCTAG GGTTCCAGTGCTTGGAGAGCACAGGGTTCTTTGGCATCTCCACGAACCTGGTCGTATACCTGGAGAAAGTCCTCCACGGCAGCAATCTGGCCAGCGCCTCCAAAGTCACTACATGGACCGGCACCAGCTACCTGACCCCGATCTTCGGCGCCATCATCGCCGACACCTTCTTGGGCAACTACAACACCATCCTCATCTCCCTCGTCGTCTACCTTCTT GGGATGATGTCCGTGACCTTCTCCGCGTTCCTGCCCACGGCCGCGGTGCTCGGCGGCTCCTCGGTGTTCGGCGCTCAAACCGTCGCGTTCATCGGGCTGTATCTCGTCGCGATCGGGAGCGGCGGGGTGCGCTCGTCGCTGCTGCCGTTCGGCGCGGAGCAATTCGACGACGACAATGAGAAAGACCGGGAAAGCAAGGGCTCCTTCTTCAGCTGGTTCTACCTCTGCGTCAGCTTCGGCCCGATCGTCTCCGGTCTGTTCATTGTGTGGATACAGGACAACGTCAGCTGGGGCCTCGGCTTCGGCATCTCCACCGCCTGCATCGCTCTCGCTTTCGGCGTCTTCGTTCTCGCCACACCCATGTACAAGCGCCGCATGCCCACCGGCACGCCGCTCAAGCGCCTGAGCCAGGTCATCGTCGCCGCCTGCCGGAAGATTAGCCGCAAGGTGCCTGCCGACGCGAGCTTGCTCTACGAGGTCAGCGACAAGGTGGACCCCCAGCCCAAGCTCGCACACACCGGTGATTTCTCATTACTTGACAAGGCGGCCGTCATCACCGAGTCGGACTTTGAGGAGGTAACGGAGGAGGCCGGCTCGTCGTGGAAGTTATGCACCGTGACGCAGGTGGAGGAACTGAAGATCCTGCTGCGGCTTCTGCCCATCTGGGCGACCAGCATCATCGTGTCCGCGGCGTACGCGCAGATGAACACTACCTTCATCCAGCAGGGCAGCGCCATGAACATGTCCATCCTGTCGGTGTCAGTGCCGCCTGCGTCGATGGCATCGTTCGAGGTAGCTTGCGTCTTTTCTTGGGTGATGCTCTACAGCAAGGTGATCGTGCCAGCGCTGAGGGGCTTCAgttccggcggcgacggcgagccatCGCTGCTGCAGCGAATGGGCGCCGGCCGGCTCCTCATGGCTCTTGCAATGGCGGTCTCTGGACTCGTGGAGATGAAGCGGCTCGacagcgcggcgcgcggcgaggagaTCTCCATAGCGTGGCAGCTCCCGCAGTACTTCTTCCTGGCCGGCGCCGAGGTGTTCTGCTACATCGCGCAGCTGGAGTTCTTCTACGCCGAGGCGCCGGACACCATGAAGAGCACGTGCACGTCGCTGGCGCTGCTCACCATCGCGCTGGGCAGCTACCTCTGCTCGTTCATCTACGCCATCGTGGCCGCCTTCACGGCCACGGCGGACAGCCCCGGGTGGATCTGCGACAACCTCAATCAGGGCCACCTCGACTACTTCTTCTGGACCATGGCCGCAATGTGCACGCTCAACTTCGTCGTGTACAGCGGCTTCGCCAAGAACTACAAGTTCAAGACTGTGCTCTCATGA
- the LOC117859678 gene encoding protein NRT1/ PTR FAMILY 8.3 produces MDAGDAMERGAGAPVLLPESNGPKIQDDSLQVPLLKDKKRAGSKAPAVVLGFECLESTGFFGISTNLVVYLEKVLHGSNLASASKVTTWTGTSYLTPIFGAIIADTFLGNYNTILISLVVYLLGMMFVTFSAFLPTAAMLGGSSVFGAQTVAFIGLYLVAIGSGGVRSSLLPFGAEQFDDDNEKDRESKGSFFSWFYLCVSFGPIVSGLFIVWIQDNVSWGLGFGISTACIALAFGVFVLATPVYKRRMPTGTPLKRLSQVIVAACRKISRKVPADASLLYEVSDKVDPQPKLAHTGDFSLLDKAAVITESDFEEVTEEAGSSWKLCTVTQVEELKILLRLLPIWATSIIVSAAYAQMNTTFIQQGSAMNMSILSVSVPPASMASFEVACVFSWVMLYSKVIVPALRGFSSGGDGEPSLLQRMGAGRLLMALAMAVSGLVEMKRLDSAARGEEISIAWQLPQYFFLAGAEVFCYIAQLEFFYAEAPDTMKSTCTSLALLTIALGSYLCSFIYAIVAAFTATADSPGWICDNLNQGHLDYFFWTMAAMCTLNFVVYSGFAKNYKLKTVLS; encoded by the exons ATGGACGCGGGGGACGCCATGGagaggggcgcgggcgcgccgGTCCTGCTGCCCGAG AGCAACGGGCCAAAGATTCAGGACGACAGCCTGCAAGTGCCACTATTGAAGGATAAAAAACGCGCAGGCAGCAAGGCACCAGCAGTTGTGCTAG GGTTCGAGTGCTTGGAGAGCACAGGGTTCTTTGGCATCTCCACGAACCTGGTCGTGTACCTGGAGAAAGTCCTCCACGGCAGCAATCTGGCCAGCGCCTCCAAAGTCACTACATGGACCGGCACCAGCTACCTGACCCCGATCTTCGGCGCCATCATCGCCGACACCTTCTTGGGCAACTACAACACCATCCTCATCTCCCTCGTCGTCTACCTTCTT GGGATGATGTTCGTGACCTTCTCCGCATTCCTGCCCACGGCCGCGATGCTCGGCGGCTCCTCGGTGTTCGGCGCTCAAACCGTCGCCTTCATCGGGCTGTACCTCGTCGCGATCGGGAGCGGCGGGGTGCGCTCGTCGCTGCTGCCGTTCGGCGCGGAGCAATTCGACGACGACAATGAGAAAGACCGGGAAAGCAAGGGCTCCTTCTTCAGCTGGTTCTACCTCTGCGTCAGCTTCGGCCCGATCGTCTCCGGTCTGTTCATTGTGTGGATACAGGACAACGTCAGCTGGGGCCTCGGCTTCGGCATCTCCACCGCCTGCATCGCTCTCGCTTTCGGCGTCTTCGTTCTCGCCACACCCGTGTACAAGCGCCGCATGCCCACCGGCACGCCGCTCAAGCGCCTGAGCCAGGTCATCGTCGCCGCCTGCCGGAAGATTAGCCGCAAGGTGCCTGCCGACGCGAGCTTGCTCTACGAGGTCAGCGACAAGGTGGACCCCCAGCCCAAGCTCGCACACACCGGTGATTTCTCATTACTTGACAAGGCGGCCGTCATCACCGAGTCGGACTTTGAGGAGGTAACGGAGGAGGCCGGCTCGTCGTGGAAGTTATGCACCGTGACGCAGGTGGAGGAACTGAAGATCCTGCTGCGGCTTCTGCCCATCTGGGCGACCAGCATCATCGTGTCCGCGGCGTACGCGCAGATGAACACTACCTTCATCCAGCAGGGCAGCGCCATGAACATGTCCATCCTGTCGGTGTCAGTGCCGCCTGCGTCGATGGCATCGTTCGAGGTAGCTTGCGTCTTTTCTTGGGTGATGCTCTACAGCAAGGTGATCGTGCCAGCGCTGAGGGGCTTCAgttccggcggcgacggcgagccatCGCTGCTGCAGCGAATGGGCGCCGGCCGGCTCCTCATGGCTCTTGCAATGGCGGTCTCTGGACTCGTGGAGATGAAGCGGCTCGacagcgcggcgcgcggcgaggagaTCTCCATAGCGTGGCAGCTCCCGCAGTACTTCTTCCTGGCCGGCGCCGAGGTGTTCTGCTACATCGCGCAGCTGGAGTTCTTCTACGCCGAGGCGCCGGACACCATGAAGAGCACGTGCACGTCGCTGGCGCTGCTCACCATCGCGCTGGGCAGCTACCTCTGCTCGTTCATCTACGCCATCGTGGCCGCCTTCACGGCCACGGCGGACAGCCCCGGGTGGATCTGCGACAACCTCAATCAGGGCCACCTCGACTACTTCTTCTGGACCATGGCCGCCATGTGCACGCTCAACTTCGTCGTGTACAGCGGCTTCGCCAAGAACTACAAGCTCAAGACTGTGCTCTCATGA
- the LOC117841484 gene encoding protein NRT1/ PTR FAMILY 8.3, which produces MDAGDAMERGERASSLRPKLLALPSKLRDFRRSPSLSLGTPRHLTPRTPERQLSLGARSTPYGRTPRTPAGLRWIGATSPGPGDTEKGHGPETQDDSLQVPLLSDEKCVGSKAPLVVLGFECLDSIAFNGISTNLVMYLETVLHGSNVASASNVTMWFGTSFLTPIFGAIIADAFWGNYITILVSLTIYVLGMILVTTSAFLPTATVLGGGSVFGAHTVAFVGLYLVAIGSGGVRASLLPFGAEQFDDDNAVDRESKLSFFSWFYLCVDFGPIVSGLFIVWIQEKVSWGLGFGISTACIALAFGAFVLATPMFKRPMSTGKVSADAGMLDEVSDKVDIISESGFKDIAEEAGSSWNLRAMMQGEELKILLRLLPIWVTAVILSSAYTQMNTTFIQQGNAMNLSVLSVKVPAATMGSFEVVCVLTWVLLYGKAIVPALRGCGFSFGGHGEPSQLQRMGVGRILMALSMAVAALVEMKRLASAARGEEITIAWQIPQYFFLAGAEVFCYIAQLEFFYAEAPDTMKSTCTSLALLTIALGSYLSSFIYAIVAAFTATAGSPGWISDNLNQGHLDYFFWAMAAMCTLNFVVYSVFAKYYKPKNQDSALIVS; this is translated from the exons ATGGATGCGGGGGACGCCATGGAGAGGGGCGAGCGCGCGTCGTCACTCCGGCCCAAG CTTCTCGCTCTCCCATCAAAACTCAGAGACTTCAGACGCTCGCCCTCCCTGTCCCTGGGCACTCCGCGCCACCTGACACCCCGCACGCCGGAGCGGCAACTATCCCTTGGAGCGAGGAGCACACCGTACGGGCGGACACCCCGCACGCCGGCTGGGCTGCGATGGATTGGAGCGACGAGCCCGGGACCAGGAGACACGGAAAAG GGGCACGGTCCAGAGACTCAGGACGATAGCTTGCAAGTGCCGCTCCTGAGTGATGAAAAATGCGTTGGCAGCAAAGCGCCATTGGTTGTTCTCG GGTTCGAGTGCTTGGACAGCATAGCGTTCAATGGCATCTCGACGAACTTGGTGATGTACCTGGAGACCGTCCTCCACGGCAGCAACGTGGCCAGCGCCTCCAACGTCACGATGTGGTTCGGCACCAGCTTCCTGACACCGATCTTCGGCGCCATCATCGCCGACGCCTTCTGGGGCAACTACATCACCATCCTCGTCTCCCTCACCATCTACGTTCTT GGGATGATCCTGGTGACCACCTCCGCATTCCTGCCCACTGCCAcggtgctcggcggcggctctgtGTTTGGCGCGCACACCGTAGCGTTCGTGGGGCTGTACCTCGTCGCGATCGGAAGCGGCGGGGTGCGGGCATCACTGCTGCCATTCGGCGCGGAGCAGTTCGACGACGACAATGCGGTGGACCGTGAGAGCAAGTTGTCCTTCTTCAGCTGGTTCTACCTCTGCGTCGACTTCGGCCCGATCGTCTCTGGCCTGTTCATCGTGTGGATCCAGGAGAAAGTCAGCTGGGGCCTCGGCTTCGGCATCTCCACCGCCTGCATCGCGCTCGCCTTCGGCGCCTTCGTGCTCGCCACGCCCATGTTCAAGCGCCCCATGTCCACCGGCAAGGTGTCCGCCGACGCTGGCATGCTCGACGAAGTCAGTGATAAGGTGGACATCATCTCCGAGTCGGGCTTTAAGGATAtagcggaggaggcgggctcGTCGTGGAATCTTCGAGCCATGATGCAGGGGGAGGAGCTCAAGATCCTGCTGCGCCTACTGCCCATCTGGGTGACCGCCGTCATCCTCTCCTCGGCGTACACGCAGATGAACACCACCTTCATCCAGCAGGGCAACGCCATGAACCTGTCCGTCCTGTCAGTGAAGGTGCCAGCGGCGACGATGGGCTCGTTCGAGGTGGTCTGCGTCCTGACATGGGTGCTGCTCTACGGCAAGGCGATCGTGCCGGCGCTGAGGGGATGCGGATTCTCGTTTGGCGGCCACGGCGAGCCGTCGCAGCTGCAGCGCATGGGCGTCGGCCGGATCCTTATGGCTCTGTCGATGGCCGTTGCGGCGCTCGTGGAGATGAAGCGGCTCGccagcgcggcgcgcggcgaggagaTCACCATCGCGTGGCAGATCCCCCAGTACTTCTTCCTGGCCGGCGCGGAGGTGTTCTGCTACATCGCGCAACTGGAGTTCTTCTACGCCGAGGCGCCGGACACCATGAAGAGCACGTGCACGTCGCTGGCGCTGCTCACCATCGCGCTGGGCAGCTACCTGAGCTCGTTCATCTACGCCATCGTGGCGGCATTCACGGCCACAGCGGGCAGCCCAGGGTGGATCTCCGACAACCTCAACCAGGGACACCTCGACTACTTCTTCTGGGCCATGGCAGCCATGTGCACGCTCAACTTCGTCGTGTACAGCGTCTTCGCCAAATACTACAAGCCCAAGAATCAAGACTCTGCTCTCATAGTCTCATGA
- the LOC117834228 gene encoding uncharacterized protein produces the protein MGQAFRKLFDAFFGTSEMRVVMLGLDAAGKTTILYKLHIGEVLSTVPTIGFNVEKVQYKNVMFTVWDVGGQEKLRPLWKHYFNNTDGLIYVVDSLDRERIGKAKAEFQAIINDPLMLNSVILVFANKQDMKGAMTPMEVCEGLGLYDLKNRIWHIQGSCALKGDGLYEGLDWLASTLKELQASGRLPSGGTLLF, from the exons ATGGGGCAGGCGTTCCGCAAGCTGTTCGATGCCTTCTTCGGCACCAGCGAGATGAGG GTCGTGATGCTTGGGCTGGATGCCGCAGGCAAAACCACCATCCTGTACAAGCTGCATATCGGGGAGGTTTTGTCGACTGTTCCCACGATTG GTTTCAATGTCGAGAAAGTTCAGTACAAGAATGTGATGTTTACTGTTTGGGATGTCGGTGGCCAAGAGAAATTGAGGCCCCTGTGGAAGCACTACTTCAACAACACGGATGGCTTG ATATACGTGGTTGATTCATTGGATCGAGAGAGAATCGGAAAAGCCAAAGCTGAATTTCAG GCAATAATTAATGATCCTTTGATGCTTAACAGTGTCATATTGGTATTTGCCAATAAACAAGATATG AAAGGGGCAATGACGCCAATGGAGGTGTGCGAGGGCCTTGGTCTTTACGATTTGAAAAATCGCATCTGGCACATTCAGGGCTCTTGTGCCCTCAAAGGTGATGGTCTATATGAGGGCTTGGACTGGTTGGCAAGCACGTTGAAGGAACTGCAAGCTTCAGGTCGCCTACCATCAGGAGGGACCTTGTTGTTCTAA
- the LOC117834210 gene encoding uncharacterized protein — MTPSPASTSASDSGMLGRRLSLLPAVRGAATTRARMTVGCVLLDHVAPRLAVASAALVGAREVVAAAAAAGAGGSGAVHGAVASTLAQVAVTAVAIASGACLSTKVDFLWPRIEQLPDTLIFEGVEVTGYQIFEDPKVQKAIVFASTAHLGQFRRTGDPYVTHCIHTGKILAALVPSTGERAVNTVVAGILHDVVDDTSESLKSIEEQFGDDVASLVSGVSKLSYINQLLRRHRQKNTGGSTLTSEEANNLRVMLLGMVDDPRVVLIKLADRLHNMRTIYALPVPKAEAVAQETLAVWCSLASRLGVWALKAELEDLCFAVLQPQIFKKIRSELTLMWNRTGKSKSMRRSSIRSELLASMKDGHMTSIHDLFSSCNQEKTNMKDLLQAVLPFDIFLDRKRRSYFLSNLNSSSGEPISNPKIVDDAAVALASLASCEEELERELLISTSYIPGMEVTLSSRLKSLYSIYCKMKRKDVGIRQVYDARALRVIVGDKNGALHGPAVRSCYSILDIVHRLWTPIDGEFDDYIINPKGSGYQSLHTAVQASDSSPLEVQIRTQRMHEYAEHGLAAHWLYKESKVEYRSGMSKRIGQSTSYSPSSSEDESSIQDDIPSKYSSLKVGHPVLRIEGSHLLAAVIVSIDKGGKELIVAVSFSLEASEAVAKLRSSFQLKRWEAYARLHKKVSEKWWCAPGHGDWSTNLERYTLCQDGIFHKQDQFGRLLPTFIQIIDLTEEEEEEYWMVVSAIFEGKETSSLPSESNYADKSSSDPPSSTPLSDPINNKVHLLRTMLQWEEQVRRGASLAEKSLGVSTVTKPILREVAIIFWPNGKIMRMSTGSTAADAARRMGVEGKLLWVNGQLVLPQTELKDGDIVEVRV; from the exons ATGACGCCATCGCCGGCGTCAACGTCAGCCTCCGACTCTGGGATGCTCGGGCGCCGCCTCTCGCTGCTCCCGGCGGTGCGCGGGGCCGCGACGACGCGGGCGCGGATGACGGTGGGGTGCGTGCTGCTCGACCACGTGGCGCCGCGTCTCGCGGTGGCCTCGGCCGCGCTGGTGGGGGCACGGGAGgtggtcgcggcggcggccgccgcgggcgcggggggcaGCGGCGCGGTGCACGGCGCAGTGGCGTCGACGCTCGCGCAGGTCGCGGTCACGGCCGTGGCGATCGCTTCGGGGGCGTGCCTGTCCACCAAGGTCGACTTCCTCTGGCCTCGCATCGAGCAGTTGCCCG ATACTCTTATATTTGAAGGAGTAGAGGTGACAGGATACCAGATATTTGAGGATCCAAAGGTGCAGAAAGCAATAGTATTTGCTAGTACAGCCCACCTTGGGCAATTTAGGAGAACAGGAGATCCATATGTTACACACTGCATACATACTGGGAAAATTTTAGCCGCTTTGGTTCCATCAACTGGAGAAAGA GCAGTTAATACAGTTGTGGCGGGCATTCTTCACGATGTTGTTGATGATACATCGGAGAGCTTGAAGAGCATAGAAGAGCAGTTTGGGGATGATGTTGCAAGCTTGGTATCTGGTGTATCAAAATTAAGCTACATAAATCAG CTACTGCGGAGGCATCGACAGAAGAACACAGGTGGAAGCACTCTTACTTCAGAAGAA GCAAATAATCTGCGTGTTATGTTATTGGGGATGGTTGATGATCCTCGTGTGGTGCTCATCAAGCTGGCAGATCGCTTGCACAACATGCGAACTAT TTATGCTCTTCCTGTACCTAAAGCTGAAGCTGTTGCTCAAGAGACATTGGCTGTCTGGTGCTCACTTGCTTCTCGTTTGGGAGTGTGGGCTTTGAAAGCTGAGCTGGAAGATTTATGCTTTGCCGTTCTTCAG CCTCAAATCTTCAAGAAAATACGATCTGAACTTACTTTAATGTGGAATCGTACGGGCAAATCTAAAAGTATGAGAAGATCATCAATTAGAAGCGAATTGCTTGCCTCAATGAAAGATGGACATATGACGTCTATCCATGATTTGTTTAGTTCCTGCAACCAAGAAAAAACAAATATGAAG GACCTATTGCAGGCTGTATTGCCATTTGACATCTTTTTGGATCGGAAGAGGCGCTCATACTTCCTTAGTAATCTCAATAGTAGTTCTGGAGAACCCATATCAAATCCTAAGATTGTTGACGATGCTGCTGTTGCATTAGCATCTTTAGCATCTTGCGAGGAAGAACTTGAGCGAGAATTACTCATATCAACATC GTATATACCTGGGATGGAAGTGACTTTGTCAAGTAGACTCAAGAGCTTGTACAGTATCTACTGCAAG ATGAAAAGGAAAGATGTAGGAATTAGACAAGTGTATGATGCTCGTGCATTGAGGGTGATTGTTGGAGACAAAAACGGTGCATTGCATGGGCCTGCTGTCCGGAGTTGTTACAGCATTCTTGATATAGTACACAG GCTATGGACTCCAATTGATGGGGAGTTTGATGACTACATTATCAATCCTAAGGGTAGTGGTTACCAA TCACTACACACAGCAGTTCAGGCATCTGATAGCTCACCGCTGGAGGTCCAAATTAGAACCCAG CGAATGCATGAGTATGCAGAGCATGGGCTTGCTGCTCATTGGCTTTATAAGGAGAGCAAAGTTGAGTACAGAAGTGGCATGAGTAAGAGAATAGGCCAAAGTACATCGTATTCACCTAGTTCTTCAGAAGATGAAAGTTCTATACAAGATGATATTCCGTCAAAGTACAGTTCTCTGAAGGTGGGGCATCCAGTGCTAAGAATTGAAGGTAGTCACTTGCTAGCAGCTGTCATAGTCAG TATAGATAAAGGAGGGAAAGAATTGATTGTTGCTGTAAGTTTTAGCCTTGAAGCTTCTGAAGCTGTAGCTAAGCTTAGGTCATCTTTTCAGTTGAAGCGTTGGGAAGCCTATGCTAGGCTTCATAAGAAG GTTTCTGAGAAGTGGTGGTGTGCACCTGGACATGGTGATTGGTCAACAAATCTGGAGAGGTACACATTATGCCAGGATGGGATATTTCATAAG CAAGATCAATTTGGGAGACTTTTACCTACATTTATTCAAATAATTGATTTGactgaagaggaagaggaagagtaTTGGATGGTTGTATCTGCCATATTTGAGGGCAAAGAGACTTCCAGTCTACCATCTGAATCGAATTATGCTGATAAATCGTCATCTGATCCTCCAAGTTCAACTCCTTTAAGTGATCCCATCAACAATAAG GTGCATTTGCTCAGGACAATGCTTCAATGGGAGGAGCAAGTTCGCCGTGGCGCATCTTTGGCAGAGAAAAGTCTTGGTGTAAGCACCGTGACAAAACCAATCCTGCGTGAGGTGGCCATAATCTTCTGGCCGAATGGGAAGATTATGAGGATGAGCACTGGTAGCACAGCCGCTGACGCTGCTAGAAGAATGGGCGTTGAAGGGAAGCTGCTTTGGGTCAATGGCCAACTAGTGCTGCCCCAAACAGAGCTCAAGGATGGGGATATTGTTGAAGTGAGG